In the genome of Nonomuraea sp. NBC_00507, the window ACGGCATACGGCCGTACCAGGGAGCTCGGCTTCTGCGGACGGGGAGCCGCCGGATGCGGCGGAGTGCTATCACCAGCCCAACCCTGACCTGTCACTATGATCTCCGTTCACACACCCCCGCGCTAGCGGGGGCGGGCCGCTTGCAGCTCAGCGCGTACGGCCGGAGTCAGCACCTGCCCCGCACGCTCGACCAGCAGGGTCATCTGGTACGCCACCAGGCCCATGTCACAGTCGGGCGCGGCCAGGACCGCCAAGCAGGATCCATCGCTGATGGACATGATCATCAATAGCCCGCGCTGCATCTCGATGACGGTCTGCGTCACCATGCCGCCTTCGAAGACCCGCGCGGCGCCCTGGGTCAGGCTGATCACGCCCGAGGCGACCGCCGCGAGCTGATCGGCCCGGTCCTTGGGAAACCCCTCGGAGAAGGCCAGCGGCAGGCCGTCAGACGAGACCACGACCGTGTGCGCGACACCTGGCACATTGTTCACGAAATCCGTGATCAGCCAGCTAATGCCACGCGCTCCCTGGCTCATCTCTCTCATTTGTCCTCCTCATTTTCTTCACCGCGGGTGAACGCTCGGCCTTGCCGGACACCCTGCTGGAAGCTGGAGAGCCGGTTACGCAGTCGCTCTGGCGAGATCTGCGGCGCCGGCGACGTGGGCTGGGGCTCGGCGAGGCTGGCCGTACCGGGGACCAGGTTGGCCTTGGGGACGCGGCGCGGCAGGCCCGAGGCCGTGGTGCCGCCCTGCGCGGGCTGGGCGGCCGCCTGCGCGGCCTGGAAGCCGGAGTCCGCGGGCGAGGACCAGGACCCGCCTGCACCGGACTGGCCGGGCTTGCGCTGGGGCAGCGGCGTCGTCCCCGGAGACGCGGGCGCGTCGGAGGGGATGGCCGGGTGCACGGCGGTGGTCTCGGACTCTTCCTCGAACGAGGGCCCGGCCTGCGCGTGCTGATCGGCCGGGAACGGCGGCTCGGAGCGCGGCCTCAGCTGCTCGGGATCCGGCCGGCGGAACCAGTCGGAGCCAACCGACGAGAAGATCGGCAGGAACTCCTCGCCGTGCTCCTCCATGGGCGAGTTGCGCACGACCGGCAGCGGGCCGGTCATGTCCTGGGAGGAGTAGCGGCCGGGCCCGAACGGATCGTAGTCGCCGTGCCCATTCTGCTGGAACCTGTCGGCAGGCTGGGGCTGCTCACCGAACGGGGCGCGGTAGTCATCGCCGTACTGCGGCCGCGGCAAGTCCTCCGACTCGAACATCGACCTGCGCGGCATCGGGTCGGCGAAGGACGACCACGGGGCCGGCTCCTGCTGGTCCTTCGGCGGCTCAGTGGCGAACGAGGGCCAGCGAGGCTCCTCCTCCGGCAAGGGCGGTGGCTGCTCGGCAAACGACGGCCACCGGTTCTCCGCGAACGAATGAGGCTGCGCGGGCGCCGGCGGCGCCTCTTCCGCGAACGACGGCCAGCGCGGCTCCTCGGACCAGCGCTGTTCCTCCTGCGGCCGGACAACAGGCGGTTCCTCGGCGAACGACGGCCAGCGCGGCTCGTCGGCCACGCCTCCCGGCGCCCCACCGGGCATCCCACCTGCCTGCTGCTCACCGAACGCCGCAGGCTGCTGCCCGCCGAACCCGGGCTGCTCACCGAACGCCGCAGGCTGCTGTTCACCGAACCCGGGCTGCTCACCGAACGCCGGGGGCTGGTCGCCGAAGGACGGCCAGGAGCCGGTCCCCGGCGCGGGCACCGAGCCCGGCCACTCCGTGTCCACCACTTGGAAGGACGGATCGGCGGAAGGCGTCGAGTGCCGCGGTCCCGATCCGTTCGTCGACGGCTGCCCGAACATGCTCGGGTCGAACGACGTGAACGCCTCGTACTGCCCGCCCTGCTGCGGCACCCCGGCCGCGCTGGTGATCAGCATGTCGGGCAGCATGACCAGCGCGCTCAGGCCACCGGTCTCCCGCATGCTGAGCTGGACCCTGATGCCGTGCCGCAGCGCCAGCCGGCCGACCACGAACAGGCCCATGCGCCGTGACACCGACACGTCCACCACCGGCGGGTTGGCCAGGCGCCAGTTGGCCTCGGCCAGCTCCTCCTGGCTCATGCCGATGCCCAGGTCGTTGATGGTGACCAGCACGCCGCCCTCGGCAGGCGTGCTGGTGACCGCGACCTTGCTCTCGCGCGGGGAGAACGAGATCGCGTTCTCGATCAGCTCGGCCAGCAGGTGGACGGCGTCGGTGACGGCCGGACCGACGATCAGCGTGCCGGACGGGATCTGGATCTGGACGCGTTCGTAGTTCTCGACCTCCGACAGCGAGGCGCGGGCGATGTCGACCAGCGGCACCGGCTCGCTCCACTTGCGCGCGGCCTCCTGGCCGGCGAGGACCAGGAGGTTCTCGCTGTTGCGGCGCATGCGGGTGGCCAGGTGGTCGAGGCGGAAGAGGTTCGCGAGCCGCTGCTCGTCCTCTTCACCCTGCTCCAGGCCCTCGATGAGCTGCAGCTGCCGCTCGACGAGCGTCTGGCTGCGGCGGGAGAGGTTGACGAACATGGCGTTGACGTTGGCGCGCAGCTTGGCCTCGTCGCCGGCCAGCCGGATCGCCTCGCGGTGGACCTCGTCGAACGCCCGCGCCACTTCACCGATCTCGTCGCGGGTGTTGACGCCGACCGACGGTACCTCGGGCACGCGTGCGCCCTCACCCTGCTCGCGCAGGACGCGGACGGTCTCGGGCAGCCGGGTGGTGGCCACTTGGAGCGCCTCGGCCCGCAGTCGCCGCAGCGGGCGGACCAGCGAGCCGGCCACGCGGGTGGTGATGATCAGGACGAGCAGCAGCAGGATGAGGATCATCGCACCGGAGATGATCGCGTTGCGCTGCTCGGTGTTGCTCAGGTCGCTGGTGGTGGTCACGATCTTCGTGGCCAGGGCGTCCTCGACCTTGCGCATGGCGTTGGCGGTCAGGGTGGTGCTGTCGTACCAGAAGTTCAGGTCCCTGCCGGTGGTGACGTCGAGGTCCCTGATCCGGTTGTACTCGCGCACCTGGGCCAGTGCGCGCTGCCGCATGGCGTCGGCGCGGTCGATCTGCAGGCCTCTGACACCCTGCTGGTAGGCCCGCAGGTCCGCGGCATCGGCCACTTGCTCGAAGGCCGCCTGCTCGGACTGCTGCCGGTTCCAGGAGCCCAGGAAGTCGGTGAGGGCCTCGTTGTCCAGCTCGCGCTCGACGAGCGCGACGATCAGGATGATCTGCTGGCGCGAGACCTCCTCCTTCATGCCCTGCAGCGAGCCGAGCGCGGCCACGTCCCGCTGGAGGAGGTCGTCGTTGACGCCGTCTCCCAGGCCGTCCTGGACCGACGAGAAGATGCCGATCATGGTGCTGTACGTGCCGATGGCGGCGCGCGCAGGCACGTTGCCCACCATGGAGTCACGCAAGCTGTCGAGGCCGTCGAGCCAGCGCTTCAGGCTCACGACCCCTTCCTGGACGCGGGTGGAGTGCGTCTCGTCGATGTTCGACGCGGCGGTCAGCACCTGCGCCTTGATCTTGTCCGTGGCCTCGCGCTGGGTCTTGAGCTGGACGAAGCGCCCTGCCCTGTCACGGTCGGCGACGTACCACGCGGTGAGCGTGCGTTCCTTGCCGAGCTCGTGGTTGAGCGCGCCGATGCGCTGGACCAGCTCGGCGACCTGAGTCAGGCGCCGGTATTCGGCGCTGGTCCCGATCGCGTTGGCCAGCTGGACACCCGCGAGCAGCACACCCACGACCGTCGGGATGAGGATGAGGGCGACCAGCCTGGAGCGCACACGCCAGTTAGCCAGCCGGAACCTTCCGCCTGTGTACTCCCCTGACCGCGTGTGCCTGGGGTCTTTCGTCCTCACTGACTCTCGCAACCTCTCACCGGTACGTGCTCGAAAGAAATCAGTCACGCGTGGGGCGCATGGGATTACGTCCGGCTGGGTAATTGGAACACAACCCGTACCAGATCGGCCAACCGAACATATCCCATCAAACGTGCCCGTAGCAGCACTTCAAGGCACATAGTGCTGCACGTGATTTCAGGCGGGCCGGAACGAGTCTCGTCCGGCCGGTGCCGCGTGCTTGACCATCAGGTGCCGCGTCACCGAATACTCCAGCACCGCCTCCTGGCTCATGTCCTTGCCGAACCCGCTGCCCTTCACCCCGCCGTGCGGCGCCTCGCTGGCGATGGGAAGATGGTCGTTCACCCAGGTCACGCCCACATCCAGCCGGTGCGAGACGCGCATCGCGCGGGACACGTCGCGCGACCACACCGATGACGCCAAACCGTACCTGGTGTCGTTGGCCAGCCGGACCGCCTCATCCTCGCCGTCGAACGGCAACACGACCAGGACCGGCCCGAACAGCTCTCCTTGGACGATCTCACTTTCCTGTGCGACATCGGTCACAAGTGTGGGCGGATAAAAAAAACCGGGCCCGTCGAGCGAGACGCCGCCGTGCAGCACCCGCCCGCCCGAGCGGGCGACGAACCCGTGCACCCGCTCCCGGTGGGCGGCCGAGATCAACGGGCCGATGTCGGTGGCCGGGTCCCAGGGGTCACCGACGGAAATTTCAGCAAGTGTTGCCCGGAGCGCCTCGACCGCGTCACCGTAGATCTCCTTGGCGACGTAGACGCGGGTCGCGGCCGTGCAGTCCTGCCCGGTGTTGTACGTCGCCCCCATCGCCACGCCGCGGGCCATCTCCGCCACGTCGGCGTCCTCGAAGACCAGCGCCGGCGCCTTGCCGCCGAGCTCCAGGTGCACCCGCTTGAGCGTGGCCGCGGCGCCGGACATCACGGCCCGGCCGGTCTCCGTGGAGCCCGTGACGCTGACCATGTCCACGCCCGGGTCGGTGACCAGTGCCTGGCCGGCCTCGGCGGCGCCGGTGACCGCCTGGACCAGCCCTTCGGGCGCGCCCGCCTTGGCGAACAGCTCGGCGAGACGCAACGTCGTCCGCGGCGTCTGCGGGGCCGGCTTGATCACCACCGCGTTGCCCGCGGCCACCGCCGGACCGACCTTCCAGACCGCCATGACGAACGGGAAGTTCCACGGCGCGATCGACCCCACCACCCCGACGGGACGGCGCAGCATGACCGAGGTGTAGCCGGGGCTGAACACCCCGGCGCCCGAGCCGTCGAGCGAGCGGGCGGCGCCGGCGAAAAAGCGCAGGTTGTCCACGGCGAAGGGCAGCTCGCCGTCCCTGAACACCGCCGCCGGCTTGCCGGTCTCCTCGACCTCGAGCCTGGTCAGCTCCTCGGCGTCGGCCTCCACGAGGTCGGCCAGCCGTAGCAGCAGCCGCGCGCGCTCGGCGGGCGTGGTCTGCGACCACTCCTCGTACGCGGCACGCGCGGCCCGTACGGCCGACGCCACGCCCTCCACCGGCGTGTCCGGAATTTCGGCACACGGGAGCCCAGTGGCGGGGTTGATCAATTCACGCATGGAAGGTCAAATCCTTACTGGCCGAGCTGCTCGATCAGGTCGGCGGCCTTGCGCAGGCCGTCGCGACGCCGGATCTCCTCGCCCGCCGCGGCGAGCCGCGCCCGCAGCTCCGCGTCGCCGAGCAGCCGCGCGATCGCCCCGGTCAGCTCCTCGTCGGTGAAGGCGTAGGTCGAAAGCCTGACACCATAGCCCAATTCATCGACCCGCTGGGCGTTGTCGTACTGGTCCCAGAAGAGCGGCAGCAGGATCATCGGCTTGCCGAAGTGCAGCGCCTCGGTGGTCGTGTTGTTGCCGCCATGGGTGATGACCAGGTCGCACTGTGGAATGATCTTAGTCTGCGGGAGGAACTCCGCGCCCCACATGTTGTCGGCGAGCTTGATCTCCTCGTGCAGCGGGCCCTTGGAGACGATGTACTGGTGCGAGGTGGTGGCCAGCACGTCGATCACCCGCTGCATGAGCTCCACGTCGGAGGAGCCGAGCGAGCCGAGCGAGAAGTAGATCAGCGAGCCCTCGTGCTTATGGTCGCGCCCGCTTCGCTCCTCGTTGGCTCCTTCGTCGCTCTCTCGTCGCGAGCTCCTGCGCTCGGGGCGCTGGAAGGGCAGCGTGAACTCCTCGTCCGTCTCACGGACCGAGGAGTCGAGCCGGTGCCAGGCCGGGCCGAGCGGGCGAGCGTCGGTGTAGTCGAGGATCTCCGGATAGACGTAGAGGTTCAGGTCGCCCTGGTGGATGAAGTCGAGGTCGGGCAGCGGCTCGGTGCCCTGCTCGACGCACCACTCGTTGAAGGCGCTCCACAGCTCGCGGTGCGTGCGGTCGTACTCGGCGCGGAAGGCGTCCCACTCGGCGCGGTCGTCCGCGGGCAGGCCGGAGAAGACCGGCGCGATGTCCTCCCCGCGCACCTCCAGCGGGTTGCAGGAGACGATGCGGACGAACTTCTTGCCCGCCGTGAGCAGCGCCGGGAACGTGATCACGTTGTCCTCGACGATGATGTCCGGGTTCACCCGCTCGATGATGACCTTGAGCTTCGGCTCGCAGTATTTCACGCCGTCGATCAGCTCAGCCCAGATGGGCGCGGTGACGGTCTCGAGCTGCTCCTTCGTGCTCTTGCGGTATTCGGGCGCGGTCTCGCGGATGAAGTCCTTCCAGAACTGCCCCGGGTCCTGCTCCTCGGCGTTCTCGGGCGGCGGCGCGAGGTCGACCAGGTCTTCCTCGAAGCCGAGCGCCTCCAGCTTGCCCTTCCACGACGCCTCCGCGGCGAAGACGACGCGGTGGCCGCGGCGGCGCAGGATGTCGCCGATGCCGATGGAGTTGTTGGTCGGGCCGTACGCGCTTTCCGGCATGAACAGGATCGTGAGAGACATCGACACTCCGGGGGATCTTCAGCGAGTTGAAGGAGAATTCAAAAACGTATCTAGCGTGAAGGTCAAGTTAAGGGCACTATGGTCACGGCTAACTGAACGGTAACCGAAGACGTGAAGGTGGTGGGGGTGGCCAAGCGCAAGAGCCGGAGCGACCGCCGTCTCGACTTGATCGAGGCCGCGCGCAAGGCCATCGTCCGCCACGGCATCGATGGTGTACAGCTCTCGCACGTCGCCGAGGAGGCCGGGCTGACCTCCGGAGCCGTCCTCTACCACTACCCCAACCTCAGTGACCTGCTGGTCGAGGCGCAGCACGCGGGGATGGAGCGCTTCTACGAGCAGCGGATGCGCCGACTGGCCGACTTCACCGACCCGGCCGAGAAGCTGGTCGTCACGATCAGGTCGGGGTTGCCGACCGGACCGCTCGACCCGGACGTGCGCCTGCTCAACGAGCTGGGCGGGGCCGCGGGCCGCAACTGGGTCTACGGCGTCCTGCTCTCCTCGCTCTACGACCGCCAGGTGTCGATGTACCAGGCGATCCTTGACACGGGGGCCGCGCTCGGCGTGTTCCGGCTGAGCTCGGACTCCCTGACGATCGCGCGCAATCTGGTGGCCCTGGAGGACGCGTACGGTTACCGCATCACGGCGAGGCACCCGGTGATCGGACCGGATGAGGCGGCGGAGCTGATCCTGTCGTACGCCCGTGCGGCCACGGGCAACGACCTGGCACTCTGATGGGTTCATTGATCCACCGCCACGATCACGGCGTCCTGGGCGTTCCAGCGCACCTTGACCTTGGCGCCCGTCTGCACCGAGCTCGCCCCCTGCACGGCCACCAGCACCGGCTTGGGATGCCCCGGCACGTCCACGGAGATGTGCGACACGCCGCCGTAGAAGCTGACGTCCAGGACGCTGCCCGCCAGGCCCCTGACCGCGCTCTCGTCGGCGAGCTCGACCTTTTCGGGACGTACCGCCAGCAGAGCCGGTGAGCCGGCTGTGAGCTCCGTGAGCGGCGCACCGGGCAACATGCCGAACGCGTCGCTCTTGAGCGCCTCCATGCCGCTCGCGGCGCCGCGGAAGAGGTTGTTGGCGCCGACGAAGTCGGCCACGAACGGCGAGCGCGGCCGCTCGTAGAGCGCGACCGGCTCGTCCACCTGGCGCACCTTGCCGCTGTCGAAGACCGCGATGCGGTCGGCCAGCGACATGGCCTCCTCCTGGTCGTGGGTGACGACCACGAACGTGATGCCGACCTCGTGCTGCAGCCGCTTGAGCTCCAGCTGCATGTCGGCGCGGACCTTCTTGTCCAGGGCCGACAGGGGCTCGTCGAGCAGCAGCAGGCGGGGCCGCTTGACAATGGAGCGGGCCAGCGCCACCCGCTGCCGCTGCCCGCCGGACAGCTGAGCGGGCTTGCGGTTCGCGTGCTGGGAAAGGCCGACCGTCTCCAGCACCTCGCCGACACGCTGCTTGATCTCCTGGCGGGGCAGCCGCTCGCGCTCCAGCCCGTACGCCACGTTCTTGGCGACGGTCATGTGCGGAAACAGCGCGTACGACTGGAACATGAGGCTGATCGGCCGCCTGTTGGGCGCCTTGGCCAGCAGGTCGTCCCCGTCGAGCGTCACCTTGCCCGCGTCCGGCGTCTCGAACCCGGCGACGATGCGCAGCAGGGTCGTCTTGCCGCACCCGGAGGGCCCCAGGAGGGCGAAGAACTCGCCCTGCTCGATCTGGAGCGAGACCTCGTCGAGCGCGGTGACGTTCCCGAACGCGCGGCTGACGCCGTCAATCTTGAGCACGTGACTTCTCCCCGATCTTGGTCATCCGCTGCCCGGCGATCACCGCCGTAAAGCTCACCAGGAGCAGGATCGCGGCCAGCGCGTTGATCTTCGGGGTCACCCCGAAACGAAGCATGGAGTAGATGACGATCGGCAGCGTCGGCTCGGCGTTCCCGATCGTGAAGAAGGCGATCACGAACTCGTCCAGCGACAACGTGAACGCCAGCAGCGCGCCCGCGACAATGCCGGGCGCCAGCTGCGGCAGCGTGATCCGCATGAATGTGACCACCGGCCCGGCCCCCAGGTCGCGCGAGGCCTCCTCCAGCGAGGCGTCGGCGCCCGCGAGCCTGGTCCGCACCACCGCCGCCACGAACGCCATGGAGAAGAGCGCGTGCGCGAGCGTCACCGAATACAGGCCCAGCGTGAGCTGGATCATCCCGTAGAAGACCAGCAGCCCGATCGCCAGCACGAGGTCGGGCAGCACGGCGGGCGTGAGCACGATCGCGTCGAGGGTCTTGGACCTGGTGTATCTGGCCAGCCCGACGGCCAGCAGCGTACCCAGCACCGTGGCGATCGCGGTCGAGCCGGTGGCCACGATCAACGTGTTGACCAGGCCGGTCGCGATCCGCTCGTCGGCGGCCAGCTCGCCGTACCACTTGAGGCTGAACCCCTCGTAGGTGTACGCCGACCTGCCCGCGTTGAACGACATGACCACCAGCACGGCGATCGGCAGGTAGAGGAAGACATACGTGGCCCAGAACGGGACGTACAGGAGCTTTGACCTACGCACGGCGGGCCGCCCATGCCTGCGCGATCAGCAGCACGATCAGCACCGCGATGAGCGCCAGCGCCAGCGTCGAGCCGAACGGCCAGTCGCGCGCCTTCAGGAACTGGTCGCGGATGAGGTTGCCCACCATGATCGACTTGTTGCCGCCCAGAATCTCGGGGATGACGAAGTTGCCGAAGCTGGGCACGAACACGAACAGGCACCCGGTCAGCACGCCCGGCACCGTGAGCGGCAGTGTGACCTTCCTGAAGGTGGTGAACCCGGAAGCCCCGAGGTTCGCCGACGCCTCCCGCAGTTGCGGGTCGAGCCGCTCGATCGCCGAGTACAGCGGGAGCACCATCAGCGGCAGGTAGGAGTAGAGCAGCCCGGTGACGATCGCGCCCTGGTTGTAGAGCAGCTCGTACGGCCCCAGCCCGAGTGCCTTCAGCCCGCTGTTGACCAACCCGGGGCCGCTGAGCAGCATGATCCAGGCGTAGACCCGGATGATGAAGTTCGTCCAGAACGGCAGCACGATGGCGACCAGCGCGATCGTCTTCCACTTGGGCGGCAGCTGAGCGATCACGTACGCCGTCGGATAGCCGATGAGCAGCGCGATCAGCGTCGTCAGGCCGGCGATCTTCAGCGAGTTGCCGACCACGCCCAAGTAGAGCGGGTCGATCAGGCGGGTGAAGTTCTCGGTCGTGAACTCGTACACGACGCCGCCGAAGCGCCCGCGCTGGAACACCGTGTAGCTCAGCACCAGCGCCAGCGGCGCCAGCAGCAACACCACCAGGTAGGTCAGCCCGGGCGAAAGGAAAACGAACGCGCCCAGCCGGCGGCCCCTGGAGCGGGGCGCCGGCCGGGCCTTTGCCTCTGACTTCACCGCAATTACGACTGCGCCGTGACTTCGGTCGACAGGCGGGTGTACTTGGTCGACGCCTGCCCCAGGTCGATGATCGCCTCACCGTTGAGCAGCTCGGCGGGCTTGATGCCGAGCAGCGAGCCCGCGGGGACCTGCACCTTGTCCATGGCGGCCTTGTTGGGGACCTTGTAGTTGATGTTCGCGGCGGCCCAGCTGTGGATCTCGGGGTCGAGGATGTAGTTGATCAGGGCGTGCGCCGCCTCCTTGTTCTTGGAGGTCTTCATGATCACCATCGTGTCCACCCAGAGGTCGCTGCCCTCCTTCGGCACCACGAACTTGATGTTCTTCTCCGAGGTCGGGCACCAGCCGTCCCACGCCTCGACCATGACGGCCTCGCCGGACTTCAGCTTGTCGCCGAACGTGGTGTCGTCGTAGCCGAGCAGGTGCGGCTTGGCCGAGAGCAGCAGCTCCTTGGCCTTGGCGATCTCGTCGTCCTTGTCGGTGTTGACCGAATAGCCGAGCGACTTGAGCGCGGGCAGGGCCAGCCAGCGCTCGGTGGTCATCATCGTGACCTTCTTGTCGGCCCAGGCGGGCGGCTTGAGAAGATCGTTCCAGCTCGTCACCGGGGTCTTCGCCAGGTCGGTGCGGTAGCAGATGCCCGTCGTGCCCCAGGTGTAGGGCACGGAGTACTTGTTGCCCTTGTCGTAGGAGAGCTGGGTGGCCTCCGGATAGAGGTTGGCCAGGTTGGGGATCAGCTCGGCGTGGATCGGCTCCAGCAGGCCCTGCTCGTTGAGCGCCTGGGCGTACTGGCCGGACACGAACGCCACGTCGACGCCGCTGTCACCGGGGGCGGTGAGCTTGGTCATCGCCTCCTCGTTCGTGGCATGCAGGCCGATCTTCATGTCCTTGACCTTGAGCTTCTCCTTGACCTTCTCGGGAAGCTCCTTGGGCGTGTAGCCATCCCAGACCGTCACCTGGAGCGTCTGCTGCGACAGATCCGCGTTGGGCTTGAGCTGGTCGGCCGTCGCCGCGGTCGTGCCTTGTGGACTGGTCGACGACTCACCGCCGCACGCCGCGACGGCGAGCGCGAGGCCGGCCGCCGCGACGGCGGCCGGAAGACGACGGGTGAACCGGATTCGGGACACGGCCGCTACTCCTTCTGAATGTGCGATGTACGAGGGGTCGCGCGACCTTACCGGACACAGCAGACCAGAGCAGGAGTGTTGCAGCAGAAATCAACATGAGCAAGACTTTTCCCCACATTGCTACCAGGAAGTTTGCTCTTCGTGTTGAATTGGTATTCAATTCGCCAGAGATTGATCTCTCTCGGTGAGAAACCCCTTACCGCCCGAGACCGCGGGTTCACCGCGGCTGTTTTGGCGGTGTTGGAGGATGAGGCGCCGCCGCCGTTCGCCGTGCGCCGCTTCCTTCCGTTGCCCACCCTCTCGTACGAGCGCGGAGATCTCCACACTGGGGTCCCGGCAGAGCGTGACTTCGGCGCTCACGTGGACCAGACGAACTACTCGGTCGTGGTGGAGGAGAAGGTCGTCGTCAAGTGGCTGACCCCGCCGGTGCCGCTGCCCCATCCCGCCCCTGAGATCTTCGCCCACCTCGTTGAGGCGGGCTTCAACGACACCGCCCCGCCCTACGCAGCTCTGACCGGGCCGGTGGACGGGCGCGAGTGCCTGCTGGCCCTGGTCACCGGCTATCTCCCCGAGGCGAGGGACGGCTGGGAATGGTGCGTGGACGAAGCCGAGGCAGGCACGACCGTCTTCGCCGCCGACCTCGGCCGTCTCGCCGCCGATCTCCACCTCGCCCTCGCCACCCTGCCGCACGCCCCCACCTCGCCGCACCGGCCCGCCGCCGGTGCGGCGAGCGGCCGGACGGCCGCCAGGGCGGAGGCGGCGCTGGACGAGGCGCTGGACGTCACGGACGGCGAGGACGGGCGCTGGCTGGCCACGCGCACCGGGCACCTCAGACGCGAGCTGGCCCGCCTGCACCAGCCCATCACCACCCCACGCATCAGGATCCACGGCGACCTCCACGTGGGCCAGATACTCAAATGGCGAGACGGCTACGCGGTCATCGACTTCGACGGCAACCCCACCGTCACGGACGCGGACCCGCATCAACCCGCCGCCAGGGACGTGGCCCAGCTGACGACGAGCCTGGAGCACGTGGCCCAGGTGGCGATCAAGAGACGCGGCCTGCCACCCGAAGAAGCGGCGTCGTGGGCGGCCAAGGCCCGCGCGATCATGCTGACGGCCTACAAGGCCCGCCTGTCCGCGCGGAACCGCCCGGACCTCCTGGACGAGACCCTGATCCGCCCGTTCGAGGTGGAGCAGGAGTGCCGCGAGCTGATCTACGCCGCCCGTCACCTCCCCCGATGGCGCTACGCCGCCATGGGCGTCCTCCACACCTGGTACCCCGAGGAGAACATCTCGTGAATTCTGAGCTCTACCTTTCCGACCTGGAGTCCAAGCCGGAGTCCCTCACGGCCCTGGCTGACGTCCTGACCAGGGAAGACCCCTTCGAGAAGCTCCCGCAGAGCACCACAAGGGTGCTGTTCCTCGGCATGGGCAGCT includes:
- a CDS encoding ABC transporter permease — protein: MKSEAKARPAPRSRGRRLGAFVFLSPGLTYLVVLLLAPLALVLSYTVFQRGRFGGVVYEFTTENFTRLIDPLYLGVVGNSLKIAGLTTLIALLIGYPTAYVIAQLPPKWKTIALVAIVLPFWTNFIIRVYAWIMLLSGPGLVNSGLKALGLGPYELLYNQGAIVTGLLYSYLPLMVLPLYSAIERLDPQLREASANLGASGFTTFRKVTLPLTVPGVLTGCLFVFVPSFGNFVIPEILGGNKSIMVGNLIRDQFLKARDWPFGSTLALALIAVLIVLLIAQAWAARRA
- a CDS encoding polyamine ABC transporter substrate-binding protein, whose protein sequence is MSRIRFTRRLPAAVAAAGLALAVAACGGESSTSPQGTTAATADQLKPNADLSQQTLQVTVWDGYTPKELPEKVKEKLKVKDMKIGLHATNEEAMTKLTAPGDSGVDVAFVSGQYAQALNEQGLLEPIHAELIPNLANLYPEATQLSYDKGNKYSVPYTWGTTGICYRTDLAKTPVTSWNDLLKPPAWADKKVTMMTTERWLALPALKSLGYSVNTDKDDEIAKAKELLLSAKPHLLGYDDTTFGDKLKSGEAVMVEAWDGWCPTSEKNIKFVVPKEGSDLWVDTMVIMKTSKNKEAAHALINYILDPEIHSWAAANINYKVPNKAAMDKVQVPAGSLLGIKPAELLNGEAIIDLGQASTKYTRLSTEVTAQS